In the genome of Ferrovibrio terrae, the window CCTGCGCGCCGCCATCGCCGAGGGCCGGCTGGAGGCTTTCGCCGCCGGGTTCCATGCCGGCGAGGCCAGCGGCGATATCCCGCCGCTATAAATGCTGCTGCGCCACCTCAAGGTTTTCGGCATCGCGGCTGTCTTCGCCGCCATTGCCTATGGCCTGACGCATCTGGTCTTTCGCCTGATTCATCATTGGTGATAGCGTTCTCTGCCTCCAAGGGTGGAACTGCTGGAACAGCCTGGCCGACTACAGAACGATCGCTGCGCTCAGGCGGCAGGCAAATTTGAAAAAATAATCCCCCATAAGTTGCGTTCATGCGAAGGGATATTTATCGTCCCGTCTGCACAGGCAGTGCATGTATCTCGATGGGGGAAGTCTTAAATGAATCGTATTCTGGGAAGCCTTCTGGCTATGTCCCTGCTGGTTGGTTGCGCCGCTGGCGGCGCGGTACAGCAGACCTCGGCGACCTCGGTGGCCGTGGACAGCACGAAAACGGGTGGCGTGGTTGTAAAGAGCTCGGTGAAGGACCGCGAAACCGTGGTCGAGGGCCTGCGCCAGGCCATCAACAGCCAGCTGCTGAACAAGCGTGTGTTCGCCAGTCTGCCGGGCGACGTCACGGTCGCTGACATCCGGCTCGATGTCACCATCATCGAAGTCTCGGAAGTCAGCCAGGCCTCGCGCATCCTGTTTGCCGCGCTGGCGGGGCAGGCCAAGATCGTGGCCGATGTCGATGTCATCGATGCACGCACCAACACGTCGCTCGGTCAGATGCGTGCGGAGGGCAAGTCCTCGGGCGGCCATGTCTTCGCCGGCACCACGTCGGAAGCGCTGGACCAGATGGCTTCGCAGGTGGCGGATTATCTGCTGCGTAATCGCAAGATCTGATGCAGATGGCGGGGGAGTGGCAACGGCTACTCTCCCGTCAGCATCTCAGACGCTGAACGCGTCGTCGTCCTTGTGCAGGTGCAGGAAGCGCCCGATCTGGGTTTTCAGCGTTTCCGGATCGTAAGAGTCGTTCACCTTCAGCGCATGCAGGAACAGCTCGCGCTGCAGCGACTGCGGCAGGTCGTTCCAGGTCAGCACCACGGCGGCGCCCAGGCATTTCAGGATATTGGTTTCCGACAGCGCGAAGTGATGGTCTTCCATGGCGCCGCCTTCGCCTTCCCAGCGGCGGAGCGCCCGGGTCAGTTGTGCGTCGGTGTCGAAACGCGCCTTGTCGTCAGCCATGTCTACGCCTCGTCGTTGTAATAGGTGATGTTGAGCAGCTGCTCGATGCTGCTGCTCCGCCCGATGGTCAGCGGCAGCGTGACCGATTCAAACTGCACGAAACTGCGATCGACAAAATAATAGGTGCCGGCGGCACGCAGGGGCCTGGCATTGTCGGCGGCCCAGGACAGGCCGCGGTCGAAATCGGCATAGGCCTGCTCGGTCATGATCTCGTCAACGAATTTGCCGGTAGAGTCGCGACCGGAATACTGGCTGATCAGCGTGCCGTAGAGCCGGATGCGAAACCGTCGCCGGCCGGGTTCCTGCACGATTTCGTAGATCAGCACGCGGGGCAGGTAAGGGCGCAGCACGAAGGGCGAGAAATCCGCGCGGTCGGGCGCAATGCGGCCCGCGCGCTTTTCGTCCCAGAGCGCGGCTAGCAGACGGAGTTCTGGACGCTGGAACCGCAGCTCGGGGTCGAGGCGGAACCTGCTTTCGACGATCTGCCGGTTCACGGCATCTCCTCCGGTTTGCTGCAGCATATACTGCAGGGCAACCCGACGTCGGGATATTCAGTCAACGATTGGAGAGAGGTGGTGAGCCCGCCGGGATTCGAACCCGGGACCTCTCGATTAAAAGTCGCTTGCTCTACCAGCTGAGCTACGGGCTCACAAAGCCCTTTCCGTCGGTCCCCGAAGGCGACCCTGGCCGGAAAAGCGCCGCGACCATAGGTCGTCGGCCGGTCCCCGTCAACCAGCCGGGATTGTCTGTGGAATGAAGCACTTAAGTCAGGTTCCGAGGTGTCAGCGGGCGCGACTCAGCCGACCTGCGCCAGCAGAGCGACACTCCGGCGTTTTCAGCGGAAACCGTAGCGGCGGTTACCGGATTACAACCTTTGAGGGGCTACAAAATATTTCGCAGTTGCGGGATACTATTCCGGTCCGGCCCGTACAGCCCGGAGGATGAGGATCATGACGAATTTTTACGTTGAAGGCGGGATTTTCAAGGACCTGGCAGACCCGGCGCCGATTTCCGGAACCGAGGAGCGCTACGGCCCGTTCCCGTCTGAGCAGGAAGCCGACAAGGTCTGGCGTGCCCGCATGGCGGACAAGATCGACATCTGCAACCACCGCCTGCGCGTGATCAAGCGCGACGCCTGAGTCGCAGCTCTCGGTTTGCCGATTCCCGGCCGGAGTCGCAGTTGGTCCACCAGGCCGCGCCGCGCTTTCCCTGTTGCTAAGCAGT includes:
- a CDS encoding DUF4410 domain-containing protein, with the translated sequence MSLLVGCAAGGAVQQTSATSVAVDSTKTGGVVVKSSVKDRETVVEGLRQAINSQLLNKRVFASLPGDVTVADIRLDVTIIEVSEVSQASRILFAALAGQAKIVADVDVIDARTNTSLGQMRAEGKSSGGHVFAGTTSEALDQMASQVADYLLRNRKI
- a CDS encoding PAS domain-containing protein, producing MNRQIVESRFRLDPELRFQRPELRLLAALWDEKRAGRIAPDRADFSPFVLRPYLPRVLIYEIVQEPGRRRFRIRLYGTLISQYSGRDSTGKFVDEIMTEQAYADFDRGLSWAADNARPLRAAGTYYFVDRSFVQFESVTLPLTIGRSSSIEQLLNITYYNDEA
- a CDS encoding DUF4170 domain-containing protein, translated to MTNFYVEGGIFKDLADPAPISGTEERYGPFPSEQEADKVWRARMADKIDICNHRLRVIKRDA